From one Thermodesulfobium sp. 4217-1 genomic stretch:
- a CDS encoding BCAM0308 family protein, translating into MSGRKDKLFKDYLHDPYFIKEKYSEPSVCERCGVVFADGIFTWVKPIPKDFPKMICPACKRIEDRFEGGIVLLSGKFLNRHKEEIINIVKNVEAYKIEKRPLERIMSIVEIDSKIEIKTTYEHLARRIGEAINSAFKGELKISYPDGEKYVRVGWFRDE; encoded by the coding sequence GTGAGCGGCAGAAAGGATAAACTTTTCAAAGATTATCTTCACGATCCGTATTTCATTAAAGAAAAATATTCTGAGCCATCGGTATGTGAGAGGTGTGGCGTAGTATTCGCTGACGGAATATTTACATGGGTAAAGCCTATACCAAAAGATTTTCCAAAAATGATTTGTCCAGCCTGCAAAAGGATTGAAGATAGATTTGAAGGCGGTATAGTTTTACTTTCAGGCAAATTTTTAAATCGACACAAAGAAGAGATTATAAACATAGTAAAAAATGTTGAAGCTTATAAAATCGAGAAGAGACCTCTTGAAAGGATTATGTCTATTGTTGAAATTGATAGCAAAATAGAGATAAAGACGACTTATGAGCATCTTGCCAGGAGAATCGGAGAAGCTATAAATAGCGCTTTTAAGGGAGAGCTTAAAATAAGCTATCCTGATGGAGAAAAATATGTAAGAGTGGGGTGGTTTAGAGATGAATAA
- a CDS encoding SIMPL domain-containing protein (The SIMPL domain is named for its presence in mouse protein SIMPL (signalling molecule that associates with mouse pelle-like kinase). Bacterial member BP26, from Brucella, was shown to assemble into a channel-like structure, while YggE from E. coli has been associated with resistance to oxidative stress.) has product MNKIYSLFFVSIFVFCFLILVSKPSFAAENTYDLKINNDKTISVAGSGLIKEKPDIALIDFDITLKNSDPSAAMDNLSQKANDLLQKIYAQGINRSDIKTSNISLQPIYVFDKNSNKEVLDGYSATESFTLKTSVEDSGKTISLLTDNGVNQINNIRFERSDINQLRLQAIENAMSDARKQADAVLDKTMYKITGIKSVTVSPISAPAPLLKENLYNKSLAGVNQPLPVEGGEIEIRANVQVVFIFE; this is encoded by the coding sequence ATGAATAAAATTTATAGTTTATTTTTTGTTTCCATATTTGTATTTTGCTTTTTGATACTTGTAAGCAAGCCATCATTCGCAGCGGAAAACACATACGATCTAAAAATTAACAACGATAAAACAATCTCAGTGGCGGGCTCAGGTTTAATTAAAGAAAAGCCAGACATTGCTTTGATTGATTTTGATATTACCTTAAAAAACAGCGATCCATCTGCTGCTATGGATAATCTATCACAGAAAGCCAACGATCTTTTACAAAAAATTTACGCACAGGGCATAAACAGAAGCGACATAAAGACATCAAACATTTCTCTTCAACCAATATACGTATTCGATAAAAATTCCAATAAAGAGGTCTTAGATGGTTATAGCGCAACTGAATCCTTTACTCTAAAAACATCAGTTGAAGATTCTGGCAAAACAATATCTTTACTTACCGATAACGGAGTAAATCAAATTAATAATATTAGATTTGAACGATCAGACATTAATCAACTTAGACTTCAGGCGATAGAAAATGCAATGAGTGACGCAAGAAAGCAGGCTGATGCAGTATTGGACAAAACTATGTATAAGATAACTGGGATAAAGAGCGTAACAGTATCTCCAATTTCTGCACCTGCTCCTTTACTAAAAGAGAATCTATACAACAAATCTTTGGCAGGGGTAAATCAGCCATTACCTGTAGAGGGTGGTGAAATAGAAATAAGAGCAAACGT